In Candidatus Krumholzibacteriia bacterium, one genomic interval encodes:
- a CDS encoding PIG-L family deacetylase, protein MRIALRQAVLTLFIVAAGATASAASDGPPAVLDAATLHLAMEKLTVVGSVLYVAAHPDDENTAMLTWLENEKLVRAGYLSMTRGDGGQNLIGDEQGDLLGVIRTEELLAARRIDGAEQFFTRAVDFGYSKGPDETLATWGYDAVLGDVVRVIRTFRPDVIVMRFPTTGEGRHGHHTASALLAVEAFEAAGDPSRFPDQLRTLSLWKPKRIVWNYFSWAAPPTGDSARQLLKIDLGAYNPLLGRSYTELAGESRSMHKSQGFGSPERRGTSINYFQVIAGEPAATDLFEGVDLSWKRIRGGDAVGKLLDEVHRAHDPSNPAASVPGLLRARAALAKLRASASAGDAPLLIYKARELDGVIRACCGLWLEAVAHQHTLCPGDSIQVDVTAINRSSAALRLAGVRSEPAGLDSPADSLLAENRPVTVALQSVVPASLDWRTTQPYWLRQPIKGGLQQVADPALIGTPWNDPALQVTVSVTVSGQSIDYTLPVLVRWVDRVRGELYRPICIAPEVTLALDKHVYLFPDGSARPIHLRLESRAALRGQARLALPSGWRCDPVAQEVDLPAGQTRDVVFQVTPGSEASVLAAEFTTGDHTFTRGMTVIDYPHIPIVTVFPPATAHVVRLPLSKVGETIGYIMGPGDDVPAALAQAGYGVTLIEDAELASGDLSGYDAIVTGVRAYNTREALKRNSHRLLDYVASGGTLVVQYNTADRTLYRDFAPFPLEIGRDRVTVEEAPVDFADPASPLLATPNRITAQDFEGWVQERGLYFASTWGPEYHTALSSADPGEKPAAGGLVWARHGKGIFIYTGYSFFRQLPAGVPGAYRLFINLVSARG, encoded by the coding sequence CGTGCTCACACTGTTCATCGTGGCTGCTGGCGCCACCGCGTCGGCGGCTTCTGATGGTCCCCCCGCGGTGCTGGACGCCGCGACGCTGCATCTCGCCATGGAGAAGCTCACCGTCGTCGGCTCGGTGCTCTACGTGGCGGCTCACCCCGACGACGAGAACACGGCCATGCTGACCTGGCTCGAGAACGAGAAGCTGGTACGGGCCGGCTACCTCTCCATGACCCGGGGCGACGGCGGACAGAACTTGATCGGCGACGAGCAGGGTGATCTCCTCGGCGTCATCCGCACCGAGGAGCTTCTCGCGGCGCGCCGCATCGACGGCGCCGAGCAGTTCTTCACCCGCGCGGTGGATTTCGGGTACTCCAAAGGGCCCGACGAAACGCTCGCCACGTGGGGATACGACGCGGTCCTGGGCGACGTGGTGCGCGTCATCCGAACCTTCCGGCCCGACGTCATCGTGATGCGCTTTCCGACCACCGGCGAGGGCCGCCACGGCCATCACACCGCGTCGGCGCTGCTCGCAGTCGAGGCGTTCGAGGCGGCCGGCGATCCGTCCCGATTCCCCGACCAGTTGCGCACGCTCTCGCTCTGGAAGCCGAAGCGGATCGTCTGGAACTACTTCAGCTGGGCCGCGCCGCCCACGGGCGACAGCGCCAGGCAGCTCCTCAAGATTGATCTCGGGGCCTACAACCCGCTCCTCGGCCGTTCCTACACGGAGCTCGCCGGCGAGAGCCGGAGCATGCACAAGAGCCAGGGATTCGGCTCGCCCGAACGCCGCGGCACGTCGATCAATTACTTCCAGGTCATCGCCGGGGAGCCGGCGGCCACCGACCTCTTCGAGGGTGTCGACCTCTCGTGGAAACGGATCCGCGGCGGGGATGCGGTGGGCAAGCTCCTGGATGAGGTCCACCGCGCGCACGATCCCAGCAACCCCGCGGCGAGTGTGCCGGGGCTCTTGCGGGCACGCGCCGCGCTGGCGAAACTTCGCGCTTCGGCGTCGGCCGGTGATGCGCCGCTCCTCATCTACAAGGCACGCGAACTCGACGGCGTGATCCGCGCGTGCTGCGGGCTCTGGCTCGAGGCCGTGGCCCATCAGCACACACTCTGTCCCGGCGATTCGATTCAGGTCGATGTGACGGCGATCAACCGCTCGAGCGCGGCGCTGCGCCTGGCTGGCGTCCGGTCGGAGCCCGCCGGGCTCGACAGCCCGGCCGACAGCCTTCTGGCAGAGAACCGGCCGGTCACCGTGGCGCTCCAGAGCGTCGTGCCCGCGAGCCTCGACTGGCGCACCACGCAGCCCTACTGGCTGCGCCAACCGATCAAGGGAGGTCTGCAGCAGGTTGCGGATCCGGCGCTCATTGGAACGCCGTGGAACGATCCCGCGCTGCAAGTAACGGTTTCCGTGACGGTGTCCGGGCAATCGATCGACTACACGCTGCCCGTCCTGGTCCGTTGGGTGGACCGGGTGCGCGGCGAGCTCTACCGGCCAATTTGCATCGCTCCGGAGGTGACGCTGGCGCTGGACAAGCACGTCTACCTCTTCCCCGACGGCTCCGCGCGTCCGATACACCTCAGGCTCGAATCGCGCGCCGCGCTCCGGGGCCAGGCCCGCCTCGCACTGCCTTCCGGCTGGCGCTGCGATCCAGTCGCGCAGGAGGTCGATCTGCCCGCGGGGCAAACCCGCGACGTCGTTTTCCAGGTCACTCCGGGTTCGGAGGCGAGCGTGCTCGCGGCCGAGTTCACGACCGGCGACCACACCTTCACGCGCGGCATGACCGTGATCGATTATCCCCACATTCCGATCGTGACCGTGTTCCCGCCGGCCACCGCGCACGTTGTGCGGCTGCCGCTCTCCAAAGTGGGCGAAACGATCGGCTACATCATGGGTCCGGGTGACGACGTGCCTGCCGCCCTCGCCCAGGCCGGCTACGGCGTGACACTCATCGAAGACGCCGAGCTTGCTTCGGGGGACCTCTCCGGGTACGACGCCATCGTCACGGGAGTGCGCGCCTACAACACCCGCGAGGCGCTCAAGCGGAACTCACACCGGCTCCTCGACTACGTCGCGTCGGGTGGGACGCTCGTGGTGCAGTACAACACGGCCGATCGAACTCTGTATCGTGACTTCGCGCCCTTCCCCCTCGAGATCGGTCGTGACCGGGTCACGGTCGAGGAGGCCCCGGTCGATTTCGCGGATCCCGCAAGCCCGCTCCTCGCAACGCCCAACCGGATCACCGCGCAGGACTTCGAGGGCTGGGTGCAGGAACGCGGGCTCTACTTCGCCTCCACGTGGGGACCCGAGTACCACACCGCGCTCTCCTCCGCCGATCCCGGAGAGAAGCCGGCGGCGGGTGGTCTCGTGTGGGCGCGCCACGGCAAGGGGATCTTCATCTACACCGGGTACTCGTTCTTCAGACAGCTCCCGGCGGGGGTGCCCGGCGCCTACCGGCTCTTCATCAACCTGGTGTCGGCCCGCGGATGA